One genomic window of Corynebacterium massiliense DSM 45435 includes the following:
- a CDS encoding DEAD/DEAH box helicase, producing MATSHLAEFSAALPYPLDDFQLEGCQAVEDDRGVLVCAPTGAGKTIVGEFAVSLALSRGTKCFYTTPIKALSNQKYHDLVAEHGEDAVGLLTGDVSVNPHAEIVVMTTEVLRNMIYAGSRALDRLTHVVMDEIHFLADAARGAVWEEIILNLDESVNIIGLSATVSNSEEFGEWLSAVRGDTKVIVSEHRPVPLDQWMLIGHKVYPLFEPGTTGEVNPELVQRVQRLEERDANQGKADYVSGKGFRSRALAKRNKGAEKGRDSRRRSGAPRPQDKYRPLGRPEVLKLLQGQEMLPAITFIFSRAGCDGALYQCYRSRMRLTEPEEAQQIKEIIDAGVEGIPEEDLQVLNFRQWREVLSRGFAAHHAGMLPAFRHIVEDLVVRGLVRAVFATETLALGINMPARTVVLEKLIKFNGESHVDLTPGQYTQLTGRAGRRGIDTQGNAVVLWAPAMDPRQVAGLASTRTYPLNSTFAPGYNMAINLLGMLGFDDSLRLIEKSFAQFQANGSVVEETREIERAEQRVAELEQQLAEAVETFAPPVADGEDAQTLLMDYVALRRALTDEERAAQAHSVEQRTQEVRTVLAKMQEGEVVALAGRKGPTLAVVNTAANQSADPRPWVTTETGWSGRIDVAGIDNPPISVGRMKLPRQVRKNPRKNSRFVVNALKREKFHRPKKMRLKPRVRPTKKITELREAIREHPAHNWPALDREQLANIGHRLDRRERELEKMEKRVERATDTLGRTFERIVGLLAQMDYVEFDGIGPDRVPVVTEEGERLAKIHSESDLLVAQCLKRGIWDGLDPAELAGVSSLCVFENRKSTAGQPELPTEEMVDAANATVRVWSELAADEQRNQLPVTREPEAEFALAIHQWAAGAPLGYCLAAAAESGAQLTAGDFVRWCRQVVDLLQQVAKTGYGEDIRANARRAIDAIQRGVVAIGA from the coding sequence ATGGCCACGTCGCATCTTGCTGAGTTTTCCGCCGCCCTGCCGTACCCGCTGGATGACTTCCAGCTCGAGGGCTGTCAGGCCGTCGAGGACGATCGGGGAGTGCTCGTATGCGCTCCCACCGGCGCCGGCAAGACCATCGTGGGCGAGTTCGCCGTCTCCCTGGCGCTCTCCCGCGGCACGAAGTGCTTTTACACCACGCCCATCAAGGCGCTGAGCAACCAGAAGTACCACGACCTCGTCGCAGAACACGGCGAGGACGCCGTGGGCCTGCTGACTGGCGATGTCTCCGTCAACCCCCACGCCGAGATCGTCGTGATGACCACCGAGGTCTTACGCAACATGATCTACGCGGGCTCGCGGGCCCTGGACCGGCTTACCCACGTGGTGATGGACGAGATTCACTTTCTTGCCGATGCCGCCCGCGGCGCCGTGTGGGAAGAAATCATCTTGAACCTTGACGAGTCGGTCAACATCATCGGGCTATCGGCCACGGTGTCGAACTCCGAGGAATTCGGCGAGTGGCTTTCTGCCGTGCGCGGCGATACCAAGGTCATCGTCTCCGAGCATCGCCCGGTCCCGCTGGACCAGTGGATGCTCATCGGGCACAAGGTCTACCCACTTTTCGAGCCGGGCACGACCGGCGAGGTCAACCCGGAACTGGTGCAACGCGTCCAGCGCCTCGAGGAGCGCGATGCCAACCAGGGCAAAGCCGACTACGTCTCCGGGAAGGGCTTTCGCTCGCGTGCACTGGCCAAGCGCAACAAGGGCGCGGAGAAGGGCCGGGATTCCCGCCGGCGCAGCGGCGCGCCGCGCCCGCAGGACAAGTACCGCCCCCTCGGCCGGCCGGAGGTGCTCAAGCTCCTGCAGGGGCAGGAGATGCTGCCGGCCATCACCTTCATCTTCTCCCGCGCCGGCTGCGACGGCGCCCTCTACCAGTGCTACCGCTCGCGGATGCGCCTGACCGAGCCGGAGGAAGCGCAGCAGATCAAAGAGATCATCGATGCCGGGGTGGAAGGCATCCCGGAAGAGGATCTCCAGGTGCTTAACTTCCGGCAGTGGCGCGAGGTGCTCTCCCGCGGTTTCGCCGCCCACCACGCCGGTATGCTGCCGGCATTTCGCCACATTGTGGAAGATCTCGTCGTGCGCGGGCTGGTGCGGGCCGTCTTCGCCACTGAGACGCTCGCGCTGGGGATCAACATGCCGGCGCGCACGGTGGTGCTGGAAAAGCTCATCAAATTTAATGGCGAGTCGCACGTGGATCTCACGCCGGGGCAGTACACGCAGCTGACGGGGCGCGCGGGCCGGCGTGGCATCGACACGCAAGGCAACGCGGTCGTGCTGTGGGCGCCGGCCATGGATCCGCGGCAGGTGGCAGGCCTTGCCTCCACGCGCACCTACCCGCTGAATTCCACGTTCGCCCCGGGGTACAACATGGCCATCAACCTGCTGGGCATGCTCGGTTTCGATGACTCGCTGCGGCTCATCGAGAAGTCGTTTGCGCAGTTCCAAGCGAACGGATCCGTGGTGGAAGAAACGCGCGAGATTGAGCGGGCGGAGCAGCGCGTCGCCGAGCTGGAACAGCAACTGGCCGAGGCGGTAGAGACCTTTGCGCCGCCGGTGGCCGATGGTGAGGATGCGCAGACGCTGCTGATGGACTACGTCGCGCTGCGCCGCGCGCTGACCGATGAGGAACGCGCCGCCCAGGCGCATTCGGTCGAGCAGCGCACCCAGGAAGTGCGCACCGTGCTGGCCAAGATGCAGGAAGGCGAGGTCGTCGCGCTGGCAGGGCGAAAAGGCCCCACGCTCGCGGTGGTCAATACCGCGGCTAACCAGTCGGCCGATCCCCGGCCGTGGGTGACCACGGAAACCGGCTGGTCGGGCCGGATTGACGTAGCCGGCATCGATAACCCGCCTATTTCCGTCGGCCGAATGAAGCTGCCGCGCCAGGTGCGGAAGAACCCGCGGAAGAACTCGCGCTTTGTGGTCAACGCGCTCAAGCGCGAGAAGTTCCACCGCCCGAAGAAGATGCGGCTGAAACCGCGCGTGCGGCCGACGAAGAAGATCACCGAGCTGCGCGAGGCCATTCGCGAGCACCCGGCGCACAACTGGCCGGCCTTGGACCGCGAACAGCTGGCAAATATCGGGCACCGGCTGGACCGCCGCGAGCGCGAGCTGGAGAAGATGGAAAAGCGGGTGGAGCGCGCCACGGACACCCTGGGCCGCACCTTCGAGCGCATCGTGGGGCTTTTGGCGCAGATGGACTACGTGGAATTCGATGGCATTGGCCCGGACCGGGTCCCAGTGGTCACCGAAGAAGGCGAGCGGCTGGCCAAAATCCACAGCGAGTCGGATCTGCTGGTGGCACAGTGCCTCAAGCGCGGCATCTGGGACGGTCTGGATCCGGCAGAGCTGGCCGGGGTGAGCTCACTGTGCGTGTTTGAAAACCGCAAATCCACCGCCGGGCAGCCCGAACTGCCCACGGAGGAGATGGTGGATGCCGCCAACGCCACCGTCCGAGTGTGGAGCGAACTGGCCGCCGACGAGCAGCGCAACCAGCTGCCCGTTACCCGTGAACCGGAGGCCGAGTTTGCCCTGGCCATCCACCAGTGGGCGGCGGGAGCGCCTTTGGGCTACTGCCTGGCCGCGGCCGCAGAGTCGGGCGCGCAGCTGACCGCCGGTGACTTCGTCCGCTGGTGCCGGCAGGTGGTCGATCTTCTCCAGCAGGTGGCCAAGACCGGCTACGGCGAGGATATTCGCGCCAACGCACGGCGGGCTATCGACGCGATCCAGCGCGGCGTGGTGGCTATCGGCGCCTAA
- a CDS encoding M24 family metallopeptidase has product MTETPDSIPSTFGPELYSERIERAQQAVREAGAAGAVIATGAEFAYFTGSWASSHERLTSLVIPAAGRATVIVLSTDMGDIRRSPIGELDVDIKQWADGQDPYALVWNALGEAPAGATIGLSSSLTADHVLRIQKRDPAERRDWVLTADLLSDLYYRKGAEEVAQLGQAAAAIDRVHAAVPELLTPGVTEKQVADKLSELILAEHDSIDFVIVGSGPNGADPHHDFSDRVLRAGEPVVVDLGGTLGAGYHSDCTRTYVVGGDSQAAPEDFRAAYDVLYRAYRAAFDAVRPGVTAQEIDSAARDIIEAAGYGDAFFHRLGHGIGLSGHEDPFIMQGNDTPLTEGMCFSIEPGIYVADKWGMRLEDIVVVEASGARSLNNGPRELC; this is encoded by the coding sequence ATGACTGAGACACCCGACTCCATCCCGTCCACTTTCGGCCCTGAGTTGTACTCGGAGCGCATCGAGCGCGCGCAGCAGGCCGTCCGCGAAGCCGGCGCTGCCGGCGCGGTCATCGCCACCGGTGCCGAGTTCGCGTACTTCACCGGCAGCTGGGCCTCCTCGCATGAGCGGCTGACCAGCCTGGTCATCCCCGCCGCGGGGCGCGCGACGGTTATTGTCCTCTCCACCGACATGGGCGATATCCGGCGCTCTCCCATCGGAGAGCTCGACGTGGACATCAAGCAGTGGGCCGATGGCCAGGACCCGTACGCACTGGTGTGGAACGCTCTGGGCGAGGCCCCGGCTGGCGCCACCATCGGCCTGAGCAGCTCACTGACGGCCGACCACGTCCTGCGCATCCAGAAGCGCGATCCCGCTGAGCGCCGCGACTGGGTGCTTACCGCCGACCTGCTGTCGGATCTCTACTACCGCAAGGGCGCCGAAGAAGTGGCGCAACTTGGCCAGGCCGCCGCGGCGATTGACCGCGTGCACGCGGCCGTCCCGGAGCTACTGACCCCGGGGGTGACTGAGAAGCAGGTGGCGGACAAGCTGTCCGAGCTTATCCTCGCCGAGCACGACAGCATCGACTTCGTCATCGTCGGCTCCGGCCCCAACGGCGCCGACCCGCACCACGACTTCTCCGACCGCGTGCTGCGCGCCGGCGAGCCGGTCGTGGTGGATCTCGGCGGCACCTTAGGCGCCGGCTACCACTCGGACTGCACGCGCACCTACGTCGTCGGGGGTGACTCTCAAGCCGCGCCGGAGGACTTCCGCGCCGCCTACGACGTCTTGTACCGCGCCTACCGCGCCGCCTTTGACGCCGTGCGTCCCGGGGTGACGGCGCAGGAGATCGACTCCGCCGCCCGCGACATCATCGAGGCGGCCGGTTACGGCGACGCGTTCTTCCACCGCTTAGGCCACGGCATCGGGCTGAGTGGCCACGAGGATCCGTTCATCATGCAGGGCAATGACACCCCGCTGACGGAGGGCATGTGCTTTTCCATCGAGCCGGGCATCTACGTCGCGGACAAGTGGGGCATGCGCTTGGAAGACATCGTGGTCGTGGAGGCCAGTGGGGCGCGCTCGCTGAACAACGGACCGCGGGAGCTGTGCTAG
- a CDS encoding SDR family oxidoreductase — translation MPAGKEDGAVLVLGGRSDIGGELAARICRGRTVVLAARPRGDAELHNAALDDAALNTTVSRLSSPECGASAVHRIAFDATDCASHRDVVRRAEQVAGEEITTAIVAFGILGDQDRAERDEAHAADIAAVDYLAQVSMLTVLADVMPRGHIVAFSSIAGWRARRANYVYGSTKAGLDAFCQGLADRLHGSELALITARPGFVIGSMTEGMRPAPLSVTPDVVAEHIAKHMRADEKRSRPRSTTVWIPGTLRLLAWVMRMVPRPIWRHMPR, via the coding sequence ATGCCGGCCGGAAAGGAAGACGGCGCGGTCCTCGTCCTGGGCGGGCGCAGCGACATCGGTGGCGAGCTCGCCGCGCGGATCTGCCGGGGCCGCACCGTGGTGCTGGCCGCCCGGCCTCGTGGCGACGCCGAGCTGCACAACGCGGCGCTTGACGATGCCGCCCTCAACACCACCGTCTCCCGCCTGAGTTCCCCGGAGTGTGGAGCGAGCGCGGTGCACCGCATCGCCTTCGACGCGACCGACTGCGCATCCCACCGCGACGTGGTGCGCCGCGCCGAACAGGTGGCGGGGGAGGAAATCACCACGGCGATCGTGGCCTTCGGCATCTTGGGCGATCAGGATCGCGCGGAGCGTGACGAGGCGCACGCGGCCGACATCGCCGCCGTGGACTACCTCGCGCAGGTGTCCATGCTCACCGTGCTTGCCGATGTCATGCCCCGCGGCCACATCGTCGCCTTCTCGTCCATCGCCGGCTGGCGGGCGCGGCGCGCGAACTACGTATACGGCTCGACGAAGGCGGGGCTCGACGCCTTCTGCCAGGGTCTTGCGGACCGCCTGCACGGCAGCGAGCTGGCGCTTATTACTGCCCGCCCTGGCTTCGTCATCGGTTCGATGACCGAGGGCATGCGCCCCGCGCCACTGTCGGTGACGCCGGACGTGGTGGCGGAGCACATCGCCAAGCACATGCGTGCCGATGAAAAGCGCTCCCGCCCGCGCAGCACCACCGTGTGGATCCCCGGCACACTCCGGCTCCTTGCCTGGGTGATGCGCATGGTGCCGCGGCCAATCTGGCGGCACATGCCGCGTTAA